GCATGTGGTATGTTTTCCTCTGTTGAATTTCTCCGAAATTTCACCGACTCTTAAGGATAATTCAGGATTAAGAGTATTTAAAAGTGTAGATTTACCAACACCTGACTGCCCTACAAATGCAGTTGTTTTGCCCTTTAAAATAGTTCTTAATTTTTCAATATTTTTTCCACTTTTTGCAGATACTTTTAGAACATCATAACCTAAATTTTCATACCATTTCAGTCTATTACGTACATCTGAGGATATATTCTGATCAATTTTATTTAGTACAATAAGTGGTTTAATTCCACCATTTTCTGCTGAAATAATTGCTCTATCAATAAATCTTGGCCTAAA
The sequence above is drawn from the Candidatus Delongbacteria bacterium genome and encodes:
- the rsgA gene encoding ribosome small subunit-dependent GTPase A, with amino-acid sequence FRPRFIDRAIISAENGGIKPLIVLNKIDQNISSDVRNRLKWYENLGYDVLKVSAKSGKNIEKLRTILKGKTTAFVGQSGVGKSTLLNTLNPELSLRVGEISEKFNRGKHTTCYAIMVPLAEYSIIDTPGIRELNLFGVDPSVLSHFFPEFYKYWGECKFKGCTHTHEPGCAIKNAIENGDIDEDRFVGYNSIIQELEDSRSKFY